A stretch of DNA from Carassius carassius chromosome 22, fCarCar2.1, whole genome shotgun sequence:
AGTCTATTCTGTTACAACATTACCTTTTTACATGGTTGTgtctatatttgtattttaaagcgGGAGGAGAGCTTGATGACTCTtaatttctggattttttttttttatgacacctGCTGAAGTGTGATATTAACACTTTCTGGtaaaattaaactgtttttaatcAGACTGGCATATAGAGATGTTGTTcttgttattagtattattataattatttattattattattattattattattattattaaatattttgttctttttctgtCTTCAAAAATGTATCTCAATTTCTTAATCACTGTCAGATTGCACTGGAATTTCAAAATGGTTCTGCtgccacaaacatttaaaaatatatttaaaaacctgATATGAGGTcagtgtcattattattattagtagtagtattattgcTTCATTAGGTACTGAGGGTATagagtaaaaatgaaaaaaagtgcaatagACATTTTTTGGGTTCCTCAAAAAGggtatttaaaaagttttttttaaatataatattacaaaatagtattaaaatattttaattcattttatttgataaaatatgtatgaattaaTTATCACCAAAAGCAATAATTAATAGTACATTTCTATCTATATGCACACAAtttctataaattattttatatattattctgataaaaaaaatgagatttttattgttgttcttgttgatacaaataatttttttattaaattcattttattctttttttaaaataattgttttatacacacacacacacacacactgcatttttttgtttgtcttttcctcTGTTGACCTGAAAAATGACAAACTATGTCTCAAGTATATTGAGGAATTGTTTTCTTCTTCTACCTAATTTTTACTCTGccatgatttgttttttttgtaatctaTTTCAGAGGCCATATGCATTTAAGGCTGTTTCTTATCCATTATTCCCTTCGAGAAGTGACATAAATTGCAAGTAATTTAGAGGCAGAGCCCAACAGGTATTTATATATGTAGAGTTCATTCACTGTTCATTCATAAAAAACGATTAGCTGGTGTATTTGAGACGCTTCATTGCTGAAGGTGCAAACATATCAATACTTTCCCCCCACTTCTTTTCATTAGTTAGCTATTAAAAGTGCGCACGAATGGAAATTTCCCTTCAGTAGTGCTAGAACGCATCCTAGCTAACAGATGTAAATGTAACCAGCCCTGCGAGTGTGTCTTCAAACGTCATAGCAGAAAAGTAGccttattatttttaaaggaagGGTTAACTAATAGCTCCGAAAGGTTCATGGTCCGGCCCCGTTGTGAATCAATGGGACTTGACCTATAGCCGAAGACTAATTCATTCAACATTCCCCCACCCTGATGATTATAAATATCGAGGACACACTTCACAGTCTTCACTCTTGATCTCGCCTCTGAGACTCAACAGTTGAAGAGAACGTCTGACACTATGAAAGTAAGTCCACGTTCATGCCTTCACTGACtagacagaataaaaaaagagagaagctgaTGTGACCACCAGGaatttagtcattttaaatagTAGAAATCTTGTTTAGATACTTTTGTGCATAATGTAATTAACAATGAAGAGAAAAGAGACTGATATACAGTGTTGTAAAAGGCTGATTGCAATGCTCTTGCACATGGGAAATGATATATTTTAACATGACTTCATCTTTTCAGGATTTAAGGACTCTTGCGGCTTATGCACTTGTGCTGTTACTTCTGGCAACATTTGTGTCCCATTCCTGGTGTGCACCCAAGGTatgatttaatattatttgtttaaacatttactatttaaaaatttaattattcggaattattagatattttaataatgttctaTATCAACGTGCAAATAACTTTCTGAAAtctgttcttttttctttaatatataattaaagggCAGTTTTCAGCGTCGGAATTGGACGCCTCAAGCCATGTTATATCTGAAGGGCACACGTATGTTCCTGCTGTTTGTCAACCATATTTGTGTCTAAAACTGCTTATATGATTACTTTTGTTCTGTACAATTTTGAATGAAGTAGTTTTTTATTGTTTCTAATAGAGGGACGGCGCTTTGTGACAGAAGACAGAAATGACGGGGACTTGTATGACACAATACGCTTGGGTAcgaattaaaaagaaaatctcaCAGTTTTTGACTTTTGTACTCTAAACCATTATTTATGCTAGCTGAGACTTTAGTGTTCATATTGCATGCAAGTGGGAATCTATTTGTTTAATACTAAGGAAGTGTAATACTAATTGTAAGCTTGTAAACAGATATTAGTATTAATATGTAAACTCATATGTAAACTCCACAGAGTCACGCAGCCAAAACACAGAAAACCTGAGGATCTCTAAAGCGGCTGCATTTCTCTTAAATGTTCTCCAGCAAGCCAGAGACGAGGATGAGGCTTACTGAAACTTGCTCAAAGAGCGCCAACAACTCCCTCTTTCATCTTCCTGCTTTGTGAGCCATTTGGAATTGAATGTTTTCAAGTTTTCATCCTCTGCAACAGTGATGCCCGTGTTTGAGATCTCTGAAGGTTCATCACTTACTGGTCAACACTATTACAGTCAGATTTGAGTAATGTAGAGTTATGTGTGTCTCCAGATTGTTTGAATCATTCCACTTGGACtgctcatttaaaaaacaaaagactgatagtaagatatttttatttcttttatttctttcaggggaaataatgggtgtttttttcAAGACATATCATCTTGGAAAAGAGACTATTTATGATGATTGGAATTCtgtgtaatatataattaactgtacagattttttttttttttgtccttttaatTTTCTCATGTTTAATCAACATGTGAATTGACTGGTCTGTAAAATACATATTTGCGAATGTGTGAACATTTTCTCAATTAATTAAACTGAATTTGCACTGATAACCGCTACTGTGAGTGagactttttaataaaacatggaTATAGGATACATATTTGCACATTATGGGGTTGAACTTTGCTAatcattaataattgtttttcaacattaatacacaaattaataatatatGCCAAATTTGATGTCTAatgtggtttaaaacaccaaaagagatgtgtttttagtacCAAATTTATATCCAAAAGTCTACTTGAGTCAAACTTGATGAGAGTGTCTTGAGCTTCAACAAAAGCTACAATCATCTGTACAAATGAGTCCACATGGTTCAGTTATCATTTAGTTTAAATGGGTTATTAAATCCCAGATTTTCAGGATCATCTTAGACTTTTGAATGCCACTATATGTTATCTTCTCATTCATACATTGAAGATACTTCATCAATAATCCGTCCAAAGGCTGCAGGCAGATGAATGTAGCACATTCTCAGAGGGCAGGGGGTGTAAATATTTCTGAAAGAGTCTGAACTACAGCAGCAGGTGGTTGCAGATCTTACTTCCCTTTTTTCATTTCACCCAGAGTGAATGGTGCCTTGATGTTCTGCCTGTCCCTCTCAGCCTCCTCCTCTTCGTCATAGCTGTCGTCATCTTCCTCATCGCTGTGGTGAGGGGTGGAGTGGAGGGAAGCCGATGGGGATGGAGGGACGGAAGAGGGTCGGGGGTAACGGAAGCCTTGTGTCTGTGGAAACATAAAGATTTCGATTTAGTCACACTAACTCAAATAGAGTCAGAATTACATTAGAGacttctttattcatttatttcataaaatggCAGGTTTATCTGTCACTTTAATTTtatttgcgtgtgtgtggttttagtAAAGTGTATGTGTAGATCAGCTGTGAGTGAGACTGTGGGGATCCCCACAGTTCGAATGGAAATCAAGTCATCTTCCTGTGCATGTAAATGTTATCCTGTCAATTAAACTCGAGAACGAAGCTCAGTTCATCCTCATCGCTCTGGAGTGTTACGTCACACATACATTCAATAACACTCGGATTAGGAAAGAGATGAGGTGGAACAAAGTGGATAGAAAGTACTTGCTCCACATCagcatgaaaattattttatttattgtctttGATTTCTATAAATTATGTCATATAAACCTGACTTTCAGGACAAGGTGTATTTGAGTGATTTTCTATTtttatggaaaatgttttttaaagaagtctattatgctcatcaaggctgcatttatttgatcaaaaataaagaaaaaaaaataatcttgcaaaatgttatttcaatataaaataatggtttctattttaatatcatttaaaatatcatttatttctgtgatgcaaatctgaattttcatcagccattacacaagtataaagtgtcacatccttcagaattcattctaacatgctgatttattattagaattatcaatgttggcaacagttaaatatttttttggaaactgcaatacttttttcaggattcttgagaattaaaaatttaaaagaacagtattcaaaatatgaatctTTGCTGTTGCCTTGTTTTAAattcaaaaagaataaaaatgtactccAAAATGGACTCCAAACCTTTGAACTGTAgggtatattgttagaaaatatttttattttaaataaatgctcttctttttaacttcatcaaagaatcctgaaaaaaagtatcataggttccaaaaaaatatttagcagcacagcATGTTTACAGCGCTGTTAatcaatcagcatattattagaatgatttctgaaggatcatgtgacacactgaagactggagtaatgatgctgaaaattcagctttgcatcacaggaataaattaaattttaatgtatatttatatatatatatatatatatatatatatatatctccatccatccatcatcctccgcttatccggggccgggtcacgggggcaacagtctaagcagagacgcccagacttccctctccctagccacttcttccagctcttccggggggaccccgaggcattcccaggccagccgggagacatagtccctccagcgtatCCTatgtcttccccggggcctcctcccggtgagacgtgcctggaacatctccctgggaaggcgtccaggaggcatccgaaatagatgcccgagccacctcagctggctcctctcgatttTGAGGAGCAACGGccctactctgagctcctcccgagtgaccgagcttctcaccctatctctaagggagcgcccagccacccgacgaagaaagctcatttcggccgcctgtatccgggatcttgtcctttcggtcatgacccacagctcatgaccataggtgagagtaggaacgtagattgaccggtaaatcaagagctttgccttacagctcagctccttcttcaccacgacagaccggtacagcgaccacattactgcagaagctgcaccaatccgtctgtcaatctcacgttccatccttccctcactcgtgaacaagaccccaagatacctgaactcctccacttgaggcaggaactctccaccaacctgaagtgggcagtCCACCCTTTTCCGaatgagaaccatggcctcggacttggaggtgctgattctcatcccagccgcttcacactcggctgcaaaccgtcccagtgcacactgaaggtcctggtctgaggaggccaacacgacaacatcatccgcaaaaagcagcgaCGAAATCGCATGGTCAAAATCGAAATCGAAAcccaaaccggacactctccggcccttggctgTGCCtaaaaattctgtccataaaaattatgaacagaaccggtgacaaagggcagccctgccggagtccaatatgcaccgggaacaggtctgacttactgccggcaatgcgaactaagctcttgctccggtcgtacagggaccgaacagccctaagcagggggccgccgaccccatactcccagagcaccctccacaggatgtcgcgaggaacacggtcgaatgccttctccaaatccacaaaacacatgtggactggttgggcaaactcccatgaacccctccagcaccctggaaagggtatagagctggtccagtgttccacgaccgggacgaaaaccacactgttcctcctgaagccgaggttccactatcggcAGAATTCTCCTCTCCaataccctggcatagactttcccggggaggctgagaagtgtgatccccctatagttggaacacactctccggtccccctttttgaaaagagggaccaccaccccggtctgccagtccagaggtactgcccccaaccgccatgcgatgttgcagaggcgtgtcagccaagacagccccacaacatccagagacttgaggtactcgggCGGATCTCATctacccccggtgccttgccaccgaggagctttttaactacctcgatgacttcagCCCGAGTGATGGACGAGTCcccagccactgcttcctcaacggaacacaagtcggtgggattgaggagatcctcgaagtattccttccaccgcccgatgatatccccagttgaggtcaacaggtgcccatctccactgtaaacagtgttggtagggcactgcttccccctcctgaggcgtcgaacagtttgccagaatctcttcgaggccaacaCCTCCCGACCTCCcgtctttctccatggcctcaccgaactcctcccaggcccgattttttgcctccacgactacccgggctgcagtccgcttggcctgccggtacctgtcagctgcctccggagtcccacaagccatccaggcccgataggactccttcttcagcttgacggcatcccttccGGTGTCCACCTCCGGGTACGGGGATTGCCACCTCAACAGGCaacggagaccttacggccacagctccgagcagccgcagcgacaatggaggtggagaacatggtccactcggactcaatatctccagactccctcgggatccggtcgaagctctgccggaggtggaagttgaagatctctctgacagggggctcggccaaacgttcccaacagaccctcacagtacgctTGGGtttgccgagtctgtccagcttcctttccccgccatcggatccaactcaccaccaggtggtgatcagttgacagctccgcccctctcttcacccgagtgtccaagacatatggccGAAGGTCTGATGACATGACCACAAAATCGATCATCGACCTCCGGCCTctggcctagggtgtcctggtgccacgtgcactgatggacacccttatgcttgaacatggtttTCGTTATGGACAAATAGTGGTTAGCACAGAAATCCAATAacagaacaccgctcgggttcaggtcaggtgggccgttcctcccaatcacgcccctccaggtgtcactgtcactgcccacgtgagcgttgaagtcccctagtagaacgacggagtctccagtcggagcactttccagcacccctcccagagactccaagagggcCGGGTAGAGGACCCCCTTTCGTTCACCGGGGTGAACTCCAACATATggcggctgagctggggggctataagcaaacccactccagccctccgcctctcaccatgggcaactccagagtggtagagagtccagcctctctcaagaagtgtggttccagagcccaagctgtgcgtggaggtgagcccgactatctctagtcggtacctctcgacctcccgcacaaggtcaggctccttccccgccaacgaggtgacattccacgtccctaaagcCAGATTCCCTGTCCAGAGATCGGGTCGTCGGGGGTCTCGCCTTCGACTGTCGCCCGATCCACTATGCACCGGCCCCTTATGCTCCATCCTGCAGGTGGTGAACCCACAGGAGGGCGGCCCCACGTCACttcttcgggctgagcccggccgggcCCCATGAGggaaggcccggccaccaggcactcgcatacgagccccaaccccgggcctggctccagggtggggccccggctgcgccatgccGGGCGACGTCTCGGTCCTTGATGTAAATGTTAACATGAGGGGTTTGTGAACTGTTCTTAGTCTGGCCCGTCACCAAGGACCTGTTtaccttgggagaccctaccaggagcatatagccccagacaacatagctcccaggatcattcgggtactcaaacctctccaccacgataaggtgacagttcaaggagaggcttatatatatatataaaactttattttacataataaatttcacaatataagttttttatcaaataaatgcagccctgatgagcaaaagaaactcctgtaaaaaatctttctgatcccaaatttttgactggtagtgtatatacacacacacatatatcattttacattttattaatgataTATTAACATCCTTGCTCTAGGGTCATACATTGAAAATAAGCACACAGCTTGCATGGAGTGCAGCACTCCATTGAGTTGTCATTGTCAGTGACAGAGGGACATGACAAGCAATGAACATGCatctgagagagtgtgagtgttagCAGGGCTCACCGGTGCAATGTTAAGATGGTCCATTTTGAATTTACTAGGGAAGGATCTGCTGAGGGACAGATGCCGGGCGTACATGTAGAACTAAGCAGAGAGAAACCCAGGTCAACACCATATTAACCAAATGAACAAAAGTGAAACACACCTGAATGCTCAGAGAAAAGCTGAGATGACACCCACCCGTCCGAGGTATCTCCAGTCTAGCAGGTCAGAGAGTCTCTCTGTGCGGTTGCGTTGGATTATTTGCTGTCTACGTGACTGCTGGCAAAATGAAAACAGGAACTGAGTCAGCTGGTTACACGACCCCTCCGCAGAACGGAACCGCCGGTCCAAAATGTAGATTCCTACAGCACATATGGAGACAGATTCAATGTGTTATATCAAATACACTCCTGAACAAAATCTTAAGACCGGGGGATGCGTTGCAAGTTTTACACATTTCACACTAGTGGATCATAACTGGGTTGTAAGTGCTGCTTCAAAATGCCAAAAGAAGAAACAGGAGCAAGAGACAAAAAATAGAGTATAGGTTATTTATTGAAAACTGCATTAAAACTCAAACAGGCTGTTCATCAGCTGATCCACTGATCCACGGTCTGGAACTGACGTCCGTTTTTGTAAACTTCCCTTGCCATCCATCCCCAAATGTTCTCAATGGGATTTAGATCAGGGGAACACGCAGGATGGTCCAAAAGAGCAACGTTATTCTCCTGTAAGACGTCCTTCGTCAGGCGGGCGTTGTGAATTGCAGCGTTGTCCTGTTGAAAGACCCAGTTATTAGTGCACAGACGGGGGCCCTCAGTCAAGAGGGATGCCCGCTGCAACAGATCCACATAGCCAGTCGCCGTTTGATGCCCCCTGCACAATCTGAAGCTCCATTTTCCCATTGAAGGAAAAAGCACCCCAGATCATGATAGAGCCTCCTCTGCTGTGCCGCGTAGAAAACATCTCAGGTGGGATCTCCTTGTCATGCCAGTAACGTTGGAAGCCATCAGGACTGTCCAGGTAAAATTTTTCTCGTCAGAGAATAAAACTTTCTTCCACCTTTCAATGATCCATGTTTGGTGCTCCCTTGCAAATTCCAAACGGGCAAGCTTGTGTCGTGGGAGGAGACATGGCCTTTGAAGACGTTTTTTGAAGCCCTTCTCTAGCAGTCAGCATCAGTAAGGGCCTTAATTTGGGTCGAGGATCAACCTGTGTCTTCACGGACAACCCGTCGGATCCTGCGGCTCAGTGCAGGTGAAATCTTTTTGGGTCTACCACTTGACTTTTTTGTCCTATAACTCTCaggatttttaaagaaatgtaaaatgactGTCTTACTACGTCCAACCTCAGCAGCGATGGGGGGTTGCGAGAGGCCTTGCTTGTGCAGCTCAACAATCCTGCCACGTTCAAAGAGAGAAAGCCTTTTTGCCTTTGCCATAAGGAGATCTTGACAGTTTGACTGCTTGATGAACAATGACATGAAAGCCATATTTTTGTGTAGATTTGACCTTTTTGTGGCTATGGTCTTAAACTTTTGATCAGCTGATGAACAGCCTGTTTgagtttaaatgcagttttcaataaATTACCTATACTCTATTTTTTGTCTCTTGCTCCTGTTTCTTCCTTTGGCATTTTGAAGCAGCACTTACAACCCGGTTATGATCCACTAGTGTGAAATGTGTCAAACTTGCAATGCATCCCCCGGTCTTAAGATTTTGTTCAGGAGTGTATGAAgtgtaattgaaataaagtgataatgcaaataaataaatg
This window harbors:
- the LOC132098935 gene encoding spexin prohormone 1-like isoform X2; the protein is MKDLRTLAAYALVLLLLATFVSHSWCAPKGSFQRRNWTPQAMLYLKGTQGRRFVTEDRNDGDLYDTIRLESRSQNTENLRISKAAAFLLNVLQQARDEDEAY
- the LOC132098935 gene encoding spexin prohormone 1-like isoform X1, coding for MIYFNMTSSFQDLRTLAAYALVLLLLATFVSHSWCAPKGSFQRRNWTPQAMLYLKGTQGRRFVTEDRNDGDLYDTIRLESRSQNTENLRISKAAAFLLNVLQQARDEDEAY